In one Sebastes umbrosus isolate fSebUmb1 chromosome 13, fSebUmb1.pri, whole genome shotgun sequence genomic region, the following are encoded:
- the LOC119500525 gene encoding ras-related protein Ral-B, which translates to MATSKSKNQSSLALHKVIMVGSGGVGKSALTLQFMYDEFVEDYEPTKADSYRKKVVLDGEEVQIDILDTAGQEDYAAIRDNYFRSGEGFLLVFSITEQESFSATVEFREQILRVKAEEDKIPLLVVGNKSDLEERRQVSVDEARGKAEEWGVQYVETSAKTRANVDKVFFDLMREVRGKKMAENKDKNGKGKNKKNKKSFKERCCLL; encoded by the exons ATGGCGACCAGCAAAAGTAAAAACCAGAGCTCTCTGGCACTGCACAAGGTGATAATGGTGGGAAGTGGAGGCGTGGGGAAGTCGGCCCTCACCCTGCAGTTCATGTATGATGAG TTTGTGGAGGACTACGAGCCCACCAAGGCAGACAGCTACAGGAAGAAGGTGGTTCTGGACGGGGAGGAGGTCCAGATCGACATTCTGGACACGGCCGGCCAGGAGGATTACGCTGCCATCAGGGACAACTACTTTCGCAGCGGGGAGGGCTTCCTGCTGGTCTTCTCCATCACAGAGCAGGAGTCCTTCTCTGCCACGGTGGAGTTCAG GGAGCAGATCTTGCGGGTGAAGGCGGAGGAGGACAAGATCCCTCTCCTCGTGGTAGGGAACAAGTCGGACCTTGAGGAGCGTCGGCAGGTATCTGTGGACGAGGCCCGAGGGAAGGCCGAGGAGTGGGGCGTCCAGTATGTCGAGACGTCAGCCAAAACCAGAGCCAACGTCGACAAG GTGTTCTTTGACCTAATGCGTGAAGTACGAGGCAAGAAAATGgcagaaaacaaagacaaaaacgggaaaggaaaaaacaagaagaacaaAAAGAGCTTCAAAGAAAGATGCTGTTTACTTTGA